A window of Poecilia reticulata strain Guanapo unplaced genomic scaffold, Guppy_female_1.0+MT scaffold_303, whole genome shotgun sequence contains these coding sequences:
- the trappc1 gene encoding trafficking protein particle complex subunit 1 gives MTVHNLYIFDRNGSCLFYSEWNRKKQAGISKDEEFKLMYGMLFSIRSFVSKMSPQDMKDGFLSFQTSKYRLHYYETASGLKFVMNTDLSVSNARDTLQHIYSNLYVDLVVKNPLVPSCQPLDSELFGTRLDSFIRSLPYYSPRAA, from the exons ATGACGGTTCATAATCTGTACATATTTGACCGGAATGGGAGCTGCTTGTTTTACAGCGAGTGGAACCGGAAAAAGCAGGCGGGGATCTCGAAGGATGAG gagTTCAAGCTGATGTACGGGATGCTGTTCTCCATCAGGTCCTTCGTCAGCAAGATGTCTCCTCAGGACAT GAAGGACGGCTTCCTGTCCTTCCAGACCAGTAAGTACCGGCTCCATTACTACGAGACGGCCAGCGGCCTGAAGTTCGTCATGAACACAGACCTGTCAGTGAGCAACGCCAGGGACAcgctgcagcacatctacagcAAC CTCTATGTGGACCTGGTGGTGAAGAACCCTCTGGTTCCGTCCTGCCAGCCTCTGGACAGCGAGCTGTTCGGAACCAGACTGGACTCCTTCATCCGCTCCCTGCCGTACTACAGCCCGAGGGCCGCCTGa
- the psmb6 gene encoding proteasome subunit beta type-6, which produces MAAAASMMPIFGHQISSKNDLVPDWNREEVSTGTTIMAVEYDGGVVIGADSRTTTGAYIANRVTDKLTRIHDRIYCCRSGSAADTQAIAEVVSYQLGFHSVELDEPPLVETAANLFRASCYRYREELMAGILVAGWDRRKGGQVYCVPIGGMLVRQPVAVGGSGSTYVYGFMDSNYKPGLNKDQCLELTASALSLAMERDGSSGGVIRLASISEDGVERRVILGDQLPRFSTH; this is translated from the exons ATGGCGGCCGCAGCGTCTATGATGCCKATCTTCGGGCACCAGATTTCSTCTAAAAATGACCTGGTYCCGGACTGGAACAGGGAGGAAGTCAGCACAGGG ACCACCATCATGGCGGTGGAATACGATGGAGGAGTGGTGATCGGGGCCGACTCCCGGACCACCACAGG agcTTACATCGCCAACAGAGTGACGGACAAACTGACCCGAATCCACGACAGGATCTACTGCTGCAG gtcTGGATCTGCTGCAGACACTCAGGCCATCGCTGAGGTTGTTTCCTACCAGCTGGGCTTCCACAG CGTGGAGCTGGACGAGCCCCCCCTGGTGGAGACGGCGGCCAACCTGTTCAGAGCCAGCTGCTACCGGTACCGGGAGGAGCTGATGGCYGGGATCCTGGTGGCCGGCTGGGACCGCAGGAAGGGAGGACAG GTGTACTGCGTTCCCATTGGAGGGATGCTGGTCCGTCAGCCCGTGGCGGTGGGCGGCAGCGGCAGCACCTACGTCTACGGCTTCATGGACTCCAACTACAAACCGGGCCTGAACAAGGACCAGTGTCTGGAGCTGACGGCCTCAG ctcTGTCTCTGGCCATGGAGAGGGACGGCTCCAGCGGCGGCGTCATCAGRCTGGCCTCCATCTCTGAGGACGGCGTGGAGCGGCGGGTCATTCTGGGAGACCAGCTGCCCCGGTTCTCCACTCACTGA